In the Ostrinia nubilalis chromosome 15, ilOstNubi1.1, whole genome shotgun sequence genome, one interval contains:
- the LOC135078488 gene encoding uncharacterized protein LOC135078488 — protein sequence MGTRSSKIVQTTKMASSGDVQQFIKTVISQDKVVIFSKSYCPYCKLAKDVFGKVKQPIKVYELDERNDGDAIQDNLAQITGFRTVPQVFINGNCVGGGSDVSALHKSGKLEPMLIG from the exons ATGGGCACTCGAAGCAGCAAAATCGTTCAAACCACAAAAATGGCGAGTTCCGGAGACGTTCAGCAATTCATCAAAACAGTTATTAGTCAAGACAAAGTGGTCATCTTTTCGAAATCCTACTGCCCTTACTGTAAACTGGCTAAAGAT GTATTCGGCAAGGTCAAACAACCAATCAAAGTTTACGAACTTGACGAGCGTAATGATGGAGACGCCATCCAGGATAACCTGGCGCAAATAACCGGATTTAGAACC GTACCTCAAGTATTCATCAATGGGAACTGTGTAGGAGGTGGCTCGGATGTGAGCGCCCTACATAAATCTGGAAAACTAGAGCCTATGCTCATTGGTTAA